The following proteins are encoded in a genomic region of Saccharopolyspora antimicrobica:
- a CDS encoding rhodanese-like domain-containing protein — MTELISRDELKARIDAGTVTVVDALGGSYYAQQHLPGAVELTAGQVAAKAVDVLPDKDATIAVYCSNPACGNSQEVAVKLEQLGYTDVRKYREGIQDWVEAGLPVQSA; from the coding sequence ATGACGGAGTTGATCAGCCGGGACGAGCTCAAGGCGCGGATCGATGCCGGGACGGTGACGGTCGTGGACGCGCTCGGCGGGTCGTACTACGCCCAGCAGCACCTGCCGGGGGCCGTCGAGCTGACCGCGGGCCAGGTCGCGGCGAAGGCGGTCGACGTGCTGCCGGACAAGGACGCGACGATCGCCGTCTACTGCTCGAACCCGGCCTGCGGGAACAGCCAGGAGGTCGCGGTGAAGCTGGAGCAGCTCGGCTACACCGACGTCCGCAAGTACCGGGAGGGCATCCAGGACTGGGTCGAGGCGGGCCTGCCCGTCCAGTCCGCCTAG